A window of the Candidatus Methanoperedens sp. genome harbors these coding sequences:
- a CDS encoding arginine--tRNA ligase has protein sequence MFLKFKDEVSSILSSAVEKAGFEAQDLALIESPHADLASSVGFRLAPKYKKSPKEISEKIYKNISIQADSYVARAEMTGPYINFFISRTFLNETILRVLHDRENFGNLNNKGRVILEHTSANPDGPLHIGHIRNSVIGDTLARILKRAGYDVETQYYINDMGRQIAVVVWGLENFQFDTTKKKDHAIAEVYINANKTLVDEKEHSPEVDAIMKKYETGDPGIEAKFKNAIDTCMEGIKESLTRMNIRHDKFIWESQFVRSGEVNMIMDKVKALDRTALKDGAFMVDLKDMGIQKSLVVQRSDGTSLYTTRDLSYHEWKATQCDRMIDILGADHKLISSQLKAVLRILGHKEPEIVIFEFVSLPEGSMSTRRGVFISADELIDEVEKAAFEVVDKKLPDKDLDFKKKVASFVSIGAVRYDIVRISPEKATVFDWKEAVDFEKQGAPFIQYAHARACSIIKNARDEGISFENFDPDTLLEEQEIMLIKKLSGFENVIDNASRELKPNLLAIYARELADSFNQFYRYVPVLSAEPEFRSARLALVECSRIVLANALDTLGIFAPESM, from the coding sequence ATGTTCCTTAAATTCAAAGATGAAGTTTCATCAATATTATCCAGCGCTGTTGAAAAAGCAGGATTCGAAGCGCAAGACCTTGCTCTGATTGAATCGCCTCATGCAGACCTTGCATCTTCTGTGGGATTCAGGCTGGCGCCGAAATATAAGAAAAGCCCTAAAGAAATCAGCGAGAAAATCTACAAAAATATCTCAATACAGGCAGATTCTTATGTTGCCCGTGCCGAAATGACAGGGCCTTATATCAACTTTTTCATAAGCCGCACTTTCCTGAACGAAACCATTCTTCGCGTGCTCCATGACAGGGAGAATTTCGGGAATCTTAACAATAAGGGAAGAGTTATCCTGGAACATACTTCGGCAAATCCTGACGGCCCGCTGCATATCGGTCACATCAGGAATTCCGTAATTGGCGATACCCTTGCCCGTATCCTTAAACGCGCCGGATATGATGTGGAGACGCAGTATTATATTAACGATATGGGGCGGCAGATCGCTGTGGTTGTCTGGGGACTTGAGAATTTCCAGTTCGATACAACAAAAAAGAAAGACCATGCGATCGCCGAAGTTTATATTAATGCCAACAAGACCCTCGTTGATGAAAAGGAACATTCGCCGGAAGTGGATGCCATAATGAAAAAATACGAGACAGGCGACCCCGGTATAGAAGCAAAATTCAAAAATGCCATCGATACTTGCATGGAAGGGATAAAAGAATCCCTGACACGCATGAATATCCGTCATGATAAATTCATCTGGGAATCACAATTCGTTCGCTCCGGAGAAGTGAACATGATAATGGATAAAGTCAAGGCACTTGACCGCACAGCACTAAAGGACGGCGCGTTCATGGTTGACCTGAAAGATATGGGCATCCAGAAATCGCTTGTAGTCCAACGCTCGGACGGGACTTCTCTTTATACTACCCGCGACCTTTCATACCATGAATGGAAGGCAACGCAATGCGACAGGATGATCGATATTCTTGGGGCTGATCATAAACTTATCTCATCGCAACTAAAAGCAGTACTCAGGATACTGGGTCATAAAGAACCTGAGATCGTTATTTTTGAGTTCGTGTCGCTGCCCGAAGGTTCCATGAGCACCCGGCGCGGTGTTTTCATTTCTGCTGATGAACTCATTGATGAAGTTGAGAAAGCAGCTTTTGAAGTCGTTGATAAAAAGCTTCCTGACAAAGATCTGGATTTCAAGAAAAAAGTAGCATCTTTTGTGAGCATCGGCGCTGTGCGGTACGATATTGTCAGGATATCCCCTGAGAAGGCCACAGTGTTTGATTGGAAAGAAGCTGTGGACTTTGAAAAACAGGGCGCTCCATTCATTCAATATGCCCATGCAAGAGCATGCAGCATAATAAAGAATGCCCGTGATGAGGGAATTTCATTTGAGAATTTCGATCCCGATACCCTTCTTGAAGAACAGGAAATAATGCTGATCAAAAAACTGTCCGGATTTGAAAATGTGATTGACAATGCGTCACGGGAATTAAAACCAAACCTTCTTGCCATATATGCAAGAGAACTTGCAGATTCTTTCAACCAGTTCTACAGATATGTGCCAGTTCTATCCGCCGAGCCTGAATTCAGGTCAGCACGCCTTGCGCTTGTTGAATGTTCCCGCATCGTTCTTGCAAATGCACTTGATACACTGGGTATATTTGCGCCTGAATCAATGTAA
- a CDS encoding molybdopterin synthase, protein MKIISVVGYKKTGKTTLVGQLVKVLKKHGSVGTIKHLHEHDINAPDTDTWKHAQAGADVVIAVTPNEIVKFSRSNDLATALDELANAGVDFAVVEGFKDSKLPKIALGDVEATEIIKRLDTFENVDIDELVNIIMKQPEFHTLDSLLRKLKSSKSIEKAGAIGTFTGIVRAVTDKTSTEFLEFEAYGELARKKMDEICRQLMEKEGIVDVLMHHKTGIIPAGEDIVYIAVAASHREELFPVLREAIERLKVEVPIWKKEHTVKGDWWVHDYK, encoded by the coding sequence ATGAAAATAATATCGGTTGTAGGTTATAAAAAAACAGGAAAAACCACGTTGGTAGGACAGCTTGTCAAAGTTTTGAAAAAGCATGGATCAGTTGGGACGATAAAACATCTCCATGAACATGATATTAATGCTCCAGATACCGATACCTGGAAACATGCACAGGCTGGCGCTGATGTTGTAATCGCAGTTACTCCGAATGAGATCGTGAAATTCTCGCGCAGCAATGATCTGGCAACTGCACTGGATGAACTTGCAAATGCAGGAGTGGATTTTGCAGTGGTTGAGGGGTTCAAGGATAGCAAACTGCCTAAGATCGCGCTTGGTGATGTTGAGGCCACTGAAATTATCAAACGGCTGGATACTTTTGAAAATGTAGATATCGATGAATTGGTAAATATCATAATGAAGCAACCCGAATTTCACACGCTTGATTCTTTGCTTCGAAAGCTAAAGAGTTCAAAATCAATTGAAAAAGCAGGCGCTATCGGGACGTTTACCGGAATTGTCCGGGCAGTTACAGATAAAACAAGCACCGAATTTTTGGAATTTGAAGCATACGGAGAACTTGCCCGGAAAAAGATGGATGAAATATGCAGGCAGCTTATGGAAAAAGAGGGTATAGTCGATGTGCTGATGCATCACAAAACAGGAATAATCCCAGCGGGTGAGGACATTGTTTATATTGCTGTTGCAGCCAGTCACAGGGAAGAGCTATTCCCGGTATTGAGGGAAGCAATAGAACGCCTGAAAGTTGAGGTTCCTATATGGAAGAAAGAACATACTGTTAAAGGGGATTGGTGGGTGCATGATTATAAATGA
- the ilvC gene encoding ketol-acid reductoisomerase, with amino-acid sequence MVKIYYEKDADLKILKNKTIAVIGYGSQGAGQAQNLNDSGLKVIVGVRKDGESWAQAKEDGLTVMTMSDAAKKADIIQMLVPDEIQGAIYASEIAPHMKKGKTLCFSHGFNIHYSQIVPPKDIDVIMVAPKGPGFLVRRTYTEANGVPALIAIYQDATGNAKDTAMAYAKGIGATRAGVLETTFKEETETDLFGEQVDLCGGVTCLMKAAFETLVAAGYQPEIAYFETFHEMKLIIDLIHEGGLSKMWYYVSNTAEYGGLTVGPKIINEQSKLAMKEALRRIQSGEFAKEFVLESKANRPVLNALERQENEHQVEKVGKELRSMMKWLKQD; translated from the coding sequence ATGGTTAAAATATACTATGAAAAGGATGCAGATCTAAAAATACTGAAAAATAAGACAATTGCCGTTATTGGTTATGGCAGCCAGGGAGCAGGGCAGGCGCAGAACCTGAATGATTCCGGACTTAAGGTAATTGTTGGTGTCAGGAAAGACGGGGAATCATGGGCACAGGCAAAAGAAGATGGTCTGACAGTCATGACAATGTCTGATGCAGCAAAAAAAGCTGATATCATCCAGATGCTCGTACCTGATGAGATACAGGGTGCAATTTATGCTTCCGAAATCGCCCCGCACATGAAGAAGGGCAAAACATTATGTTTTTCACATGGATTTAATATCCATTATAGCCAGATCGTTCCTCCAAAGGACATTGATGTAATAATGGTCGCACCAAAAGGTCCTGGTTTCCTTGTGCGCAGGACATATACCGAAGCAAACGGTGTTCCTGCGCTCATTGCAATATACCAGGATGCAACAGGGAATGCAAAGGATACAGCCATGGCTTATGCAAAAGGAATTGGAGCAACAAGAGCAGGCGTGCTTGAAACAACATTCAAGGAAGAAACTGAGACTGATTTATTTGGCGAGCAGGTTGATCTTTGCGGTGGAGTAACATGCCTTATGAAAGCAGCATTCGAGACACTTGTTGCAGCAGGATACCAGCCTGAGATCGCTTATTTTGAAACATTCCATGAAATGAAACTCATAATTGACCTCATTCATGAAGGCGGATTGAGCAAGATGTGGTACTATGTGTCAAACACTGCTGAGTACGGCGGCCTGACCGTCGGGCCAAAGATCATCAATGAGCAGTCAAAACTGGCTATGAAAGAGGCGCTTCGCAGGATCCAGAGCGGGGAATTTGCAAAAGAATTCGTTCTTGAAAGCAAAGCCAACAGGCCGGTCCTTAATGCCCTTGAGAGACAGGAGAATGAGCATCAAGTAGAAAAGGTCGGAAAAGAGCTTCGTTCTATGATGAAGTGGTTGAAACAGGATTAA
- a CDS encoding 6,7-dimethyl-8-ribityllumazine synthase has product MSIKLGFVVSEFNRDLTIQMETLGKEHAAFLGATVEKIYYVPGVFDMPLAVKKMAQDKTIDAVVTIGCVIQGATKHDELVIQHASRKIADLALEFSKPITLGISGPGMSRLDAHERVEYGKRAVEAAIKMVKMLEE; this is encoded by the coding sequence ATGAGTATTAAATTAGGATTTGTTGTTTCAGAATTCAACCGTGATCTTACTATCCAGATGGAAACGCTCGGAAAAGAACATGCGGCATTCCTTGGCGCCACAGTTGAAAAAATATATTATGTGCCAGGAGTTTTTGACATGCCACTGGCTGTAAAAAAAATGGCGCAAGATAAAACAATAGACGCAGTAGTGACTATTGGCTGCGTTATACAGGGAGCGACAAAACACGATGAGCTGGTGATCCAGCACGCTTCAAGAAAGATCGCTGATCTTGCGCTTGAATTTTCAAAACCAATAACCCTGGGGATATCCGGTCCTGGAATGAGCAGGCTTGATGCCCATGAAAGAGTGGAATATGGCAAAAGGGCGGTTGAAGCTGCTATTAAAATGGTAAAAATGTTAGAAGAGTAA
- a CDS encoding CBS domain-containing protein, with protein sequence MEVKMPVKEIMTRNVVAIDIKCDVQQLAQKMLTYKVGSVIITDRKQPVGIVTERDIVKKIVSRNLRPDDISIKELMTTPLISVSSRDDVTETMHKMVKLEIRRLPVVENGRLIGIITDTDLLAVSAEMGNIFSDLIKMHREKIFSMETEGRVFKGICEDCGYISDNLLEVEGKLLCESCRENLE encoded by the coding sequence ATGGAAGTTAAAATGCCGGTGAAAGAAATAATGACCAGGAACGTTGTAGCCATAGATATCAAATGTGATGTCCAGCAGTTAGCTCAGAAAATGCTTACATACAAGGTTGGAAGCGTCATTATCACCGACAGGAAACAACCAGTCGGTATAGTTACGGAGCGAGATATTGTCAAAAAGATCGTTTCAAGGAACTTAAGACCGGATGATATTTCCATTAAAGAATTAATGACCACACCCCTGATCTCTGTATCTTCAAGAGATGACGTTACAGAAACGATGCATAAGATGGTGAAATTGGAGATACGGCGGTTGCCGGTAGTGGAAAATGGAAGGCTAATTGGTATTATTACGGATACAGACCTTCTTGCTGTTTCCGCTGAAATGGGTAACATCTTCTCAGATCTGATCAAGATGCACAGGGAAAAAATATTTTCCATGGAGACAGAAGGACGGGTTTTTAAAGGTATCTGTGAGGATTGCGGATACATTTCAGATAACCTGTTAGAAGTAGAAGGAAAACTTCTCTGTGAGAGCTGCAGGGAAAACCTTGAATAG
- a CDS encoding CBS domain-containing protein has protein sequence MKVEDVMTKNPVFIQDTDFMTHARQVMRDRHYRTLPVVNAKKRVIGILTEKELLNIYSTKSNVTVEGFTSEFPFIYPDMDMMEAAKLMMDAGMGRVPVLKSGQDMTLAGILSVVDIFRNLKLDKIPRKKINEIMTTDVKTSSNKDRISKVWLNMKETGLSGFPVLKNGELVGMVTRRNIINAGYARIEREDDQGTKSTMSPPVEKIMSTPAYTLSPEATLAEAIQAFMKLDVGRISITNDGKLVGIVDRNDIIKAFI, from the coding sequence ATGAAAGTTGAAGACGTAATGACCAAAAATCCTGTTTTTATACAGGATACGGATTTTATGACGCATGCGCGCCAGGTGATGCGGGACAGACATTACAGGACTCTTCCAGTGGTCAATGCAAAAAAGAGGGTAATAGGGATACTGACCGAAAAAGAATTGTTGAATATATATTCCACCAAATCAAATGTAACTGTTGAAGGTTTCACATCAGAGTTTCCGTTCATATATCCGGATATGGATATGATGGAAGCTGCTAAATTAATGATGGATGCGGGGATGGGACGTGTTCCAGTCCTGAAATCGGGACAGGATATGACACTTGCAGGGATACTGAGTGTTGTTGATATTTTCAGGAACCTTAAGCTTGACAAAATACCCCGGAAAAAGATTAATGAAATAATGACTACAGATGTAAAAACCAGTTCTAACAAAGACCGCATATCCAAAGTCTGGCTGAACATGAAAGAAACAGGCCTGTCAGGATTTCCCGTGTTGAAAAATGGAGAACTTGTTGGCATGGTAACACGGCGCAATATAATCAATGCCGGTTATGCCAGAATTGAAAGAGAAGACGACCAGGGAACAAAATCCACGATGTCGCCGCCCGTTGAGAAGATTATGAGCACTCCGGCATATACGTTGTCCCCTGAAGCCACGCTTGCGGAAGCAATACAGGCATTCATGAAACTTGACGTGGGCAGGATCTCAATAACAAATGACGGAAAACTTGTTGGCATAGTTGACAGGAACGATATTATTAAAGCATTCATCTAA
- a CDS encoding CBS domain-containing protein has product MNKSGNNVSNASIAKQGRKGYMRNMAPIDFKSRISEKTGDIMSIASNDVITIPPTMPVIGAVKTMLNHGFRRIPVADAGTNHLKGIITSQDIVDFLGGGQRNLIVKNKFKGNLLSAVNGSISEIMETNVISLNVKDSLKDALNIMIKENIGGIPVTDGDGTVKAIVSERDFVFLLSGIVTGKTVEGYMSKKIVTAPSDMSVGAAARSMINNGFRRLPVLRDDVLIGIITASDIMRFLGSGDMFDRLVTGNAREVFQVPVSTLIKRDIIFTKSDVDLGEAANVMLDKDVGSLPVLENGELKGIITERDFVRAMAG; this is encoded by the coding sequence ATGAATAAATCTGGCAATAACGTAAGTAATGCAAGTATAGCAAAGCAGGGTCGAAAGGGATATATGCGGAACATGGCTCCCATCGATTTCAAATCAAGGATATCAGAAAAAACCGGGGACATAATGAGCATAGCATCAAACGATGTCATCACTATCCCCCCTACAATGCCTGTGATCGGGGCAGTAAAGACGATGCTGAATCACGGATTCCGGAGAATTCCTGTAGCGGATGCCGGGACGAATCACCTGAAAGGGATCATTACATCACAGGATATAGTGGATTTCCTTGGTGGCGGACAAAGGAATTTGATAGTTAAAAACAAATTCAAAGGCAATCTGCTTTCAGCTGTCAATGGAAGTATCAGTGAAATCATGGAAACAAATGTCATATCCCTTAATGTAAAAGATTCGTTGAAAGATGCATTGAATATTATGATAAAAGAGAATATCGGAGGAATCCCTGTAACCGATGGAGATGGCACAGTGAAAGCCATTGTTTCCGAAAGGGATTTTGTTTTCCTGTTATCCGGTATCGTTACGGGTAAGACAGTTGAAGGATACATGAGCAAAAAAATAGTGACAGCACCCTCTGATATGTCAGTAGGGGCAGCAGCCAGGTCCATGATAAATAATGGTTTCAGGAGACTTCCGGTTCTTCGGGATGATGTACTTATAGGTATTATTACAGCATCGGATATTATGCGCTTCCTGGGAAGCGGTGATATGTTCGACCGGCTTGTTACCGGGAACGCCAGGGAAGTTTTCCAGGTTCCGGTCAGCACTCTTATAAAAAGGGACATAATTTTTACGAAATCGGATGTTGATCTTGGAGAGGCTGCAAATGTAATGCTTGATAAGGACGTGGGATCACTACCTGTCCTGGAAAATGGTGAACTGAAAGGAATTATAACCGAACGTGATTTTGTACGTGCAATGGCTGGTTAA
- a CDS encoding CBS domain-containing protein produces the protein MKVRDIMSAPVFVVSPDENVAHARKLMLRHKIGRLVIVENNKPIGMVTKKDIVKRLNQAEPQWRRRPIDDIPVRKVMTESLITIFPDATPKQLAELMTENNIGGLPVVNNKNEVIGIATKWDLISYFSKLDNDMRVKDMQIDPALTVHRHHTINHIIHELQVNSTDRAIVLEDNDMPVGIITNSNLTFTEMKDKTGGLPQKEIKMTRKESAAGRKQNRYVTEVPLVAEDIMSSPIINVNYEDLATYAAGLMVKERINGLSVLGNGVKGILTGENIIKTILTM, from the coding sequence ATGAAAGTAAGAGATATAATGAGCGCTCCTGTTTTTGTTGTATCGCCTGATGAAAATGTAGCACATGCAAGGAAACTAATGCTTCGCCATAAGATAGGAAGACTTGTAATTGTTGAAAATAACAAACCCATAGGAATGGTGACAAAAAAAGATATCGTAAAGAGGCTCAACCAGGCCGAACCACAGTGGCGCAGGCGTCCGATCGATGATATACCTGTAAGAAAAGTAATGACCGAAAGCCTTATAACTATATTTCCGGATGCAACACCAAAGCAACTGGCCGAACTTATGACTGAGAATAATATCGGCGGATTGCCTGTAGTGAACAATAAAAATGAAGTCATAGGAATAGCCACGAAATGGGATCTGATCAGTTATTTCTCAAAATTAGATAATGATATGAGAGTCAAGGATATGCAAATCGATCCGGCCCTGACTGTACACAGGCATCACACGATAAACCATATAATACATGAGCTTCAGGTAAATTCAACAGACAGGGCAATTGTCCTTGAAGATAACGATATGCCTGTAGGTATAATAACCAATTCAAATCTGACCTTCACGGAAATGAAGGACAAAACAGGTGGTCTCCCGCAGAAAGAAATAAAAATGACACGAAAAGAGAGTGCTGCGGGACGAAAACAGAACAGGTATGTAACCGAAGTACCCCTGGTCGCAGAAGACATAATGTCAAGCCCGATCATCAATGTGAATTACGAAGACCTTGCGACCTATGCCGCTGGCCTGATGGTTAAAGAAAGGATCAATGGGCTCTCGGTACTGGGAAATGGGGTCAAGGGAATATTGACAGGGGAGAACATAATAAAGACTATATTGACAATGTGA
- a CDS encoding CBS domain-containing protein, translated as MKVKNIMSEPITVHKSDKISHAMDLMDKHDTRRLLVINGSEPIGVITMRSIASKLGTWKTSNLPASSLHVAAATTDTFTGVLPDMGVEDAIALMDRKNGILVVTDNSDILGWVTPHEILKNAKGIKGYAAEVMKEPISISPADRVSHARRIILDNDIGRLPILENGDIVGIITERDVAKAMMNFRNLVPDNQQDVRIRNLIVGDIMTRNVKSVRTNTPIAEVISTLLNENIGGVPVLNLRDEMVGVISRREIIKYMAAKG; from the coding sequence ATGAAAGTAAAAAACATAATGAGCGAACCAATCACGGTGCATAAATCAGATAAAATATCACATGCAATGGACCTGATGGATAAACATGATACACGAAGACTGCTTGTCATCAACGGAAGTGAGCCGATTGGTGTTATCACGATGAGAAGCATCGCCAGCAAGCTCGGGACCTGGAAGACTTCAAATCTGCCGGCATCATCGTTGCATGTTGCAGCTGCGACAACTGATACATTCACCGGGGTACTTCCTGATATGGGTGTAGAAGATGCGATCGCATTGATGGACAGGAAAAATGGAATCCTGGTAGTGACGGATAATAGTGACATTCTTGGCTGGGTAACTCCTCATGAGATCCTGAAAAACGCAAAAGGCATAAAGGGATATGCTGCTGAGGTCATGAAAGAGCCGATTTCCATAAGTCCGGCCGACAGGGTTTCCCATGCAAGGCGTATTATATTGGATAACGATATTGGGAGACTGCCTATTCTCGAAAACGGTGATATAGTAGGGATTATCACTGAGAGAGATGTCGCAAAAGCGATGATGAATTTCAGGAATCTTGTACCTGATAACCAGCAGGATGTAAGAATCCGGAATCTGATTGTGGGTGATATTATGACCCGCAATGTAAAATCAGTCCGGACAAATACTCCTATAGCTGAAGTAATATCGACCCTGCTTAATGAAAATATTGGCGGAGTGCCTGTGCTGAACCTGAGGGATGAAATGGTTGGCGTTATCAGCAGGCGAGAGATCATAAAGTATATGGCGGCAAAAGGATGA